A single window of Hevea brasiliensis isolate MT/VB/25A 57/8 unplaced genomic scaffold, ASM3005281v1 Scaf261, whole genome shotgun sequence DNA harbors:
- the LOC110658493 gene encoding flavonol 3-sulfotransferase, translating to MDLVYGKMLNAVPTSVGTPQFSKNTKVTSPMLISRRSPTPRVSKILPLRQARGYNALPLVHEAREGGEKDAPLTQQDKYKEIMSSFPRRDDWVVQPLYQYQGFWYFQVYLVGLLAAQENFRPQPYDIVLCTYPKSGTTWLKALAYAIVTRSRFSDFENPLLTKAPHDCVPFLEIDAARNVCNRDQEIPLVATHIPYNSLPTSISESGCKLVYLCRDPKDVLMSMWHFLRGKLPEGIDKDAYINLNHSFEIFCEGISGNGPYWDHVLGYWKASVKSPEEVLFLVYEDLKKDTVFNVKKLAEFMGYPFTPEEERRGVVQHIVDLCSFDSLRNLKANKSGVYSPDSPFTVQNTEFFRKGITGDWKNYFNEEMGAHLDQIIEEKLSGSGFSFLSR from the coding sequence ATGGATCTTGTTTATGGAAAAATGCTAAATGCAGTTCCCACGTCTGTCGGGACTCCACAATTTTCAAAGAACACTAAAGTGAcgagtcctatgttgatctcccGAAGGAGTCCAACTCCACGGGTTTCTAAAATCTTGCCCTTGCGACAAGCACGAGGCTATAATGCACTTCCCCTTGTCCATGAAGCTAGGGAAGGAGGAGAAAAAGATGCTCCACTTACCCAACAGGACAAGTACAAAGAGATCATGTCAAGCTTTCCCCGAAGGGATGATTGGGTTGTCCAGCCTCTTTACCAATACCAAGGCTTTTGGTACTTCCAAGTCTACCTAGTCGGCTTGTTGGCTGCTCAAGAAAACTTTAGGCCTCAACCTTATGATATTGTTCTTTGTACTTATCCCAAATCTGGCACGACTTGGCTTAAGGCTCTTGCCTATGCCATTGTTACCCGCTCCAGATTTAGCGATTTCGAAAATCCATTGCTCACAAAAGCACCACATGATTGTGTTCCCTTTTTGGAGATTGATGCTGCGAGAAACGTATGCAATCGTGACCAAGAAATCCCACTAGTAGCTACGCACATTCCTTATAATTCTTTGCCAACTTCCATATCAGAATCAGGTTGTAAACTTGTTTATTTATGCAGAGACCCTAAGGACGTGCTAATGTCTATGTGGCACTTTCTGAGAGGAAAGTTGCCTGAAGGAATTGATAAGGATGCATATATCAATTTGAATCATTCGTTTGAAATATTTTGTGAAGGAATTTCAGGCAACGGACCCTATTGGGACCATGTTTTGGGGTATTGGAAAGCAAGCGTGAAAAGCCCTGAGGAGGTGTTGTTTTTGGTGTACGAAGACCTCAAGAAGGACACTGTTTTCAATGTTAAAAAGCTCGCTGAGTTCATGGGCTATCCCTTTACCCCAGAGGAAGAGAGAAGAGGGGTAGTGCAACATATCGTAGATTTGTGTAGTTTCGATAGTTTGAGGAACTTGAAGGCGAACAAAAGCGGCGTGTATAGCCCAGATTCCCCATTTACCGTTCAAAACACTGAATTCTTCAGAAAAGGTATCACTGGAGATTGGAAAAATTATTTCAATGAAGAAATGGGTGCTCATTTGGACCAAATAATAGAGGAAAAACTGAGCGGTTCCGGCTTCTCTTTCCTTTCtcgttaa